GGTTGGTTTGGATCTGTTTTGTCAGAAACTCAGGCAATTCACCACCTTGTTCTGCCAACATCTCTGTTTTTTCTAACGCAAGATCAGCCACTTCTTGGCGTTTTATATTCAATAAACTACGTAATTGTTGTAGTTGTACATCAAGGCGTTGATAGCGTTTTTTAAATAACTCTAAGCGAAGGCGTGCGATTTCTTGGCGATTATTAGCTGATAGTTGCGCCATTTCTAGTTCATTAACCATCGCTTTACGCGCTGTTACTTCAGCTTGAGTCAGTTTATTTTGAGCTTCTGTTAACGGGGTTGTTGATGCACTCACAGAGGCTAGTCTTGCTGTTGCGTCACTTAATAAACGACGTGCTTCAGAGAGTTGTTGAGGCAATAAATTTAAAGATTCACTGATTTCACGGCTTTTGTCTTGTTCTTGCTGTTGAAGCCTTGCTTGCTCCATTAATTGGCTACTGACTTGAATAATTTTCTGTTCTAAATCAGGAATGCTAATTTTTTCTGGGATAGTTGGAACTGCGTGACTTTCTTCAAGAAGCTTAGTTCTGAGTTCTTTTGTGATCTCTGGATAATCATCAATGGTTTTTTGATAGTTGTCTGCATTTGTTTGTGCTTTTTCACCATCATTAATCCAGTTGATAGTGCCTTGCAGCGCCTGAACAGTCTCAATATCTTGAGGATTAGTACTTCCTTCAAGTTGTTTAATATCTTGACGTAATTTTTCTACATCTGCTGATATTGCAGACGTACTTAACGAAAAAGTCAAAAAGAGCGAGAAGAAAAGACTGATTATCAGGCGCACAAAGGTTACTCCGAATTACGTATTATTCACTGATGGCGTTAGCGTCATTGCCAGCAACATTGATGATGGAACCTAATTGTTCCCCCATTAATGTAACGGAGCCATTCATAAGATCTTTATTCAATTGAACGGTATTTTCAGGGAAAAGGTTGATGACTGTTGAGCCTAACTTAAATCGGCCCATTTCCTCACCTTTTTTCAAGAATATCGCTCCTGCTTTGTCTGCTTGAGGATAAGTCCAACGCTTAATAATACCTTCACGAGGTGGTGTTACCATGCCACACCAAATCGTTTCAATACTACCAACAATAGTTGCACCTACCAGAATTTGTATCATTGGACCAAACTGCGTTTCAAAAAGACAAATAATGCGTTCATTACGTGCAAATAAGTTTGGTACATTGGCCGCTGTCAATGGATTAACAGAGAAGAGATCACCTGGAACATAAATCATCTCTTTTAATAAACCATCGCAAGGCATGTGAACACGGTGGTAATCGCGAGGCGAAAGATATGTCGTAATAAACTGACCATTACGGAACTTATCTGCCAACATAAAGTTACCCGCGAGTAACGCTTCAAGAGTGTAATGATGTCCTTTAGCTTGCAGAATTTGATCGTCTTGAATAAGACCAAGTTGGCTGACAGCACCGTCTGCAGGTAATGCAAGTTTGTCATTACCTTCAACAATAGGACGTACACCGTCTTTTAAAGCTCGAATAAAGAACTCATTGAATGTTGAATAAGCTTGGAACTGACTGTCTTTCGCTTCATTCATATCGACTTTGTAGGCTTTTGCGAAGGCTTTGATAACAAACTGGGTGATTGCACCCGCTTTTTTGTTTGCAAACCAACCCGCTAGCTGTGTGAGCCATAATTTAGGCAATAAATACTGTAGTTTAATTTTTAGCTTGTCCAAAATGGCAACCTCTGGGATTAAACGATAAAAAATAGACAAAAGGGGCCTATTGTACCCACCCTTAATCGGGTTGTCAGTGAATCAATTATTAAGAGCCTAAATTAATGTTCTTACGAACTTTCACCTGACTCATACTTTCTAAAATACGATGGTAGTTTTCAAAGCGTGTTTCTGATATTTCACCATTTTTTACTGCTTCATTGATTAAGCAACCCGGATCGTCTAAATGTTTACAATCGCGGAACTTACAACCACCAAGGTACGGTCTAAATTCAACAAACCCTTTTGTTACTTGATCCGGCGTTAAATGCCATAAGCCAAATTCACGGACTCCTGGAGAGTCAATCACATCTCCGCCTTGTGGGAAATGGTAAAGACGTGATGCGGTTGTTGTATGTTGCCCTAAACCCGAGTTATCAGAGACCTGATTAACAACAATGCTTTCTTCCATCGGTGGTAGTAGCGTGTTAAGTAAGCTTGATTTACCCACACCAGATTGCCCAGCAAAAATAGAAATACGACCGATAAGTTCTTGTGTGAGCGCTTCTAACCCTTCTTTAGTATAGCTAGAGACTTCAAGGACACGATAACCAATATCTTTATAAGTCTGCATCCATTCGCTTACTGTTTTACGGCTTTGTGCATCTAACATATCGATTTTGTTGAGTACAATCAGTGGCTCAACATTTAACGTTTCACAAGCGACAAGGTAACGGTCGATAATATTTAAAGATAATTCAGGCAAAATAGCGGAGACAATAATAATTTGGTCAATGTTTGCCGCAATAGGTTTAATGCCATCATAATAGTCAGGGCGTGTTAGTACAGAGGTACGCTCATGTACCGCTTCAACAATGCCATTCACACGGACATTTTCTTGTGTTTGTAGCGCAGGGCGCCATACAACTTTATCACCCGTTACTAAGGATGAAATTGTGCGTCGGATATTGCATCGAGTAATCGTGCCGTCAGTTGCTTCAATATCTGCATGTTGACCAAAACGACTGATGACTAAACCTTCGGAAGCTTCGCCTAATTGTGTATCGTCTAATTCAACGTGGTTTTTTTTCTCTTTGCTCTGCAAACGCTTTTTATGATTTTCTTGTACTCGACGTTGCTGGCCTTTAGATAATTTACGTTTTGTCACCGATCCTCACTTGTATTATTCGGTTAGATGTTCTTCTGTCGTGCTTATTGAGTAAACGCGCTATGATAAACGCTAAAATATCATGTCTCACACTTAGAAACAGCTAGGATATATTATGTCAAAAAGCGAGAACAATCTGATCTGGATAGATCTGGAAATGACCGGTCTTGATCCTGAATGTGACCGTATCATCGAAATTGCTACCATTGTGACAGATCCTCAACTTAATATTTTAGCCGAAGGTCCTGTAATTGCTGTACACCAATCTGATGAACAACTGAGTTTAATGGATGAATGGAATACACGCACTCATACTGGTAGTGGTTTAGTTGAACGAGTGAAAGCCAGTCAATATGATAATAATTCAGCACAAAAAGCGACAATTGAATTCCTAGAAAAATGGGTACCTAAAGGAGTATCACCTATTTGTGGCAATAGTGTGGGCCAAGACCGACGTTTTCTGTACCGCTATATGCCAGAGTT
This portion of the Proteus vulgaris genome encodes:
- the asd gene encoding archaetidylserine decarboxylase (Phosphatidylserine decarboxylase is synthesized as a single chain precursor. Generation of the pyruvoyl active site from a Ser is coupled to cleavage of a Gly-Ser bond between the larger (beta) and smaller (alpha chains). It is an integral membrane protein.); its protein translation is MDKLKIKLQYLLPKLWLTQLAGWFANKKAGAITQFVIKAFAKAYKVDMNEAKDSQFQAYSTFNEFFIRALKDGVRPIVEGNDKLALPADGAVSQLGLIQDDQILQAKGHHYTLEALLAGNFMLADKFRNGQFITTYLSPRDYHRVHMPCDGLLKEMIYVPGDLFSVNPLTAANVPNLFARNERIICLFETQFGPMIQILVGATIVGSIETIWCGMVTPPREGIIKRWTYPQADKAGAIFLKKGEEMGRFKLGSTVINLFPENTVQLNKDLMNGSVTLMGEQLGSIINVAGNDANAISE
- the rsgA gene encoding small ribosomal subunit biogenesis GTPase RsgA — its product is MTKRKLSKGQQRRVQENHKKRLQSKEKKNHVELDDTQLGEASEGLVISRFGQHADIEATDGTITRCNIRRTISSLVTGDKVVWRPALQTQENVRVNGIVEAVHERTSVLTRPDYYDGIKPIAANIDQIIIVSAILPELSLNIIDRYLVACETLNVEPLIVLNKIDMLDAQSRKTVSEWMQTYKDIGYRVLEVSSYTKEGLEALTQELIGRISIFAGQSGVGKSSLLNTLLPPMEESIVVNQVSDNSGLGQHTTTASRLYHFPQGGDVIDSPGVREFGLWHLTPDQVTKGFVEFRPYLGGCKFRDCKHLDDPGCLINEAVKNGEISETRFENYHRILESMSQVKVRKNINLGS
- the orn gene encoding oligoribonuclease, with the translated sequence MSKSENNLIWIDLEMTGLDPECDRIIEIATIVTDPQLNILAEGPVIAVHQSDEQLSLMDEWNTRTHTGSGLVERVKASQYDNNSAQKATIEFLEKWVPKGVSPICGNSVGQDRRFLYRYMPELEQYFHYRYLDVSTLKELARRWKPEILDGFKKKNTHQALDDIRESIAELDYYRKTFIKE